The following proteins are encoded in a genomic region of Thiomicrospira sp. R3:
- a CDS encoding beta-ketoacyl-ACP synthase III, whose protein sequence is MSDKVYSRIMGTGRYLPEKILTNHDLEAMVETSDQWIRERTGIEQRHIAAEGQTTCDLAEHAARNAIEMAGIDPKTIDLIVFATTTPDKVFPSTACLLQQRLGIRGCPAFDIQAVCTGFVYAVSVADQFIKTGMAKRVLVVGAETLSRITNWQDRTTCILFGDGAGAVLFEASTEPGILSTHIHADGQYEELLHVPSGPSKLALTDDVAERTMSMKGNEVFKVAVNTLSRIANETLEANNMTKDQIDWLVPHQANLRIITATAKKLGLSEDQVVVTVNKHANTSSASVPMALDEAVRDGRIQRGQTVLMEAFGGGFTWGSALIRY, encoded by the coding sequence ATGTCAGATAAAGTTTATAGTCGAATTATGGGTACCGGACGTTATTTGCCGGAAAAGATACTAACCAATCATGATCTAGAAGCCATGGTAGAAACCAGCGATCAATGGATTCGAGAACGTACAGGCATAGAGCAGCGTCACATTGCTGCTGAAGGCCAAACAACCTGTGATTTAGCCGAGCATGCTGCTCGTAATGCGATAGAAATGGCGGGTATTGATCCAAAAACAATAGATCTTATCGTATTTGCTACCACCACACCTGATAAGGTTTTTCCGAGTACGGCATGTTTGTTACAACAGCGTTTAGGCATTCGCGGTTGTCCAGCGTTTGATATTCAAGCGGTTTGTACTGGATTCGTTTATGCGGTCAGTGTAGCTGATCAATTTATAAAAACCGGCATGGCAAAACGGGTGTTAGTGGTAGGGGCGGAAACGCTTTCAAGAATTACCAATTGGCAAGACAGAACCACTTGTATTTTATTTGGTGATGGTGCGGGGGCTGTATTATTCGAAGCATCCACGGAGCCAGGAATTTTATCTACCCATATTCATGCTGATGGTCAATATGAGGAGCTTTTGCATGTTCCATCAGGCCCATCAAAGCTAGCGCTTACTGATGATGTTGCTGAAAGAACCATGTCAATGAAAGGCAATGAAGTCTTTAAGGTCGCGGTTAATACCCTGAGCCGTATTGCTAACGAAACCCTTGAGGCAAACAATATGACAAAGGATCAGATCGACTGGTTGGTTCCTCATCAAGCAAATTTACGCATTATCACTGCAACGGCTAAAAAACTTGGCCTATCCGAAGATCAAGTTGTAGTCACAGTGAATAAACATGCAAATACCTCAAGTGCTTCTGTGCCTATGGCTTTAGACGAAGCTGTCCGTGATGGCCGAATTCAGCGCGGACAGACTGTGTTGATGGAGGCTTTTGGCGGCGGATTTACTTGGGGTTCAGCCTTAATTAGGTATTGA
- the fabD gene encoding ACP S-malonyltransferase, translating into MKTAFIFPGQGSQSVGMLSDLAQSHSVVAQVFSDASAVLGYDLWQVVQQGPDAQLNQTSITQPAMLAAGIAVYRALQQVKPGVVPSFMAGHSLGEYTALVAAGVMTLEQGVALVAERGRLMQQAVPAGEGAMAAILGLEDEQVVELCQLSCGDQVVEAVNFNTPGQVVIAGNKVAVDRAMKLAEEKGAKKVVALAVSVPSHCALMKPAADQLAQALSSMTFAKPNIPVLHNVSVEAYDDAKQIKAALVAQLYRPVQWVKTIECMKSNGVEKLYELGPGKVLAGLNRRIDRRMTIETIFDSATLSNLSKED; encoded by the coding sequence ATGAAGACAGCATTTATTTTTCCAGGTCAAGGTTCCCAGTCAGTAGGAATGTTGTCTGACTTGGCGCAATCTCACTCTGTTGTTGCGCAAGTATTTTCAGATGCATCGGCTGTATTGGGTTATGATCTATGGCAAGTTGTTCAGCAAGGTCCAGATGCACAATTAAACCAAACATCTATTACACAGCCTGCGATGTTAGCCGCAGGTATAGCTGTCTATCGTGCACTTCAACAGGTAAAGCCGGGAGTAGTTCCAAGTTTTATGGCCGGTCATTCGCTGGGTGAATATACTGCATTGGTAGCGGCAGGTGTAATGACATTAGAACAGGGCGTTGCTTTAGTGGCTGAGCGCGGACGTCTGATGCAGCAAGCGGTTCCTGCAGGAGAGGGCGCAATGGCAGCGATCTTAGGTCTAGAGGATGAGCAAGTGGTTGAGTTATGTCAATTGTCTTGTGGTGACCAAGTCGTCGAAGCGGTTAATTTTAATACGCCTGGCCAGGTGGTCATAGCGGGTAATAAAGTAGCGGTTGATCGTGCGATGAAATTAGCTGAAGAAAAAGGGGCGAAAAAAGTCGTGGCCCTTGCCGTAAGTGTTCCCTCACATTGTGCGTTGATGAAGCCGGCAGCCGATCAGTTGGCACAAGCCTTATCTTCTATGACCTTTGCCAAGCCGAACATACCCGTATTGCATAATGTTAGCGTTGAAGCCTATGATGACGCGAAGCAAATTAAAGCGGCGTTGGTTGCACAACTTTATCGTCCCGTTCAGTGGGTTAAAACTATTGAATGCATGAAGTCCAATGGCGTAGAAAAACTTTATGAGTTAGGTCCGGGTAAAGTGCTGGCGGGTCTAAATCGACGGATTGATCGTCGCATGACGATTGAAACTATTTTTGACTCTGCTACCTTAAGCAATCTTAGTAAAGAGGACTAA
- the fabG gene encoding 3-oxoacyl-ACP reductase FabG, which yields MLTGKIALVTGASRGIGKAIALDLIANGATVIGTATSESGAQAISAYIESAGGKGRGLALNVTEPQQITDLMEQVSQEFGTPTILVNNAGITRDNLLMRMKDDEWDDIIQTNLSSVYRMSKACLRGMMKAKQGRIINIASVVGVMGNAGQTNYGAAKAGIIGFAKSLAREVGSRGITVNTVAPGFIDTDMTKNLPEEQRTALTQQIPLARLGQPEDIAKAVTFLASEGGAYITGQTINVNGGMVMI from the coding sequence ATGTTAACAGGTAAAATCGCATTAGTAACGGGCGCAAGTCGAGGAATTGGCAAAGCGATTGCTCTGGATTTAATCGCTAATGGCGCAACAGTGATTGGCACAGCGACATCAGAATCAGGTGCACAAGCTATTAGTGCTTATATTGAGTCTGCCGGTGGAAAGGGTAGAGGTCTGGCATTAAATGTGACTGAGCCACAGCAAATTACGGATTTAATGGAACAAGTGTCTCAAGAGTTTGGTACGCCGACTATTCTAGTTAATAATGCGGGTATTACACGCGATAATCTATTGATGCGAATGAAAGATGATGAATGGGACGATATTATCCAGACCAATTTAAGTTCGGTCTATCGTATGTCTAAAGCTTGCTTGCGTGGAATGATGAAAGCAAAACAAGGGCGTATTATCAATATTGCGTCTGTGGTTGGTGTAATGGGGAATGCAGGTCAAACGAATTATGGCGCAGCAAAAGCAGGGATTATAGGATTTGCCAAATCTTTAGCCCGTGAAGTCGGTTCACGAGGTATTACAGTGAATACGGTCGCGCCAGGTTTTATTGATACGGACATGACAAAAAACTTACCTGAAGAGCAGCGTACTGCGCTAACTCAGCAAATCCCTTTAGCACGTCTAGGGCAGCCAGAAGACATCGCTAAAGCAGTGACATTCCTAGCGTCTGAGGGGGGGGCTTACATTACGGGTCAGACAATTAATGTCAACGGTGGCATGGTTATGATTTAA
- the acpP gene encoding acyl carrier protein encodes MSSIEDRVKKIVVEQLGVEEAQVTPDASFIDDLGADSLDTVELVMALEEEFDCEIPDEEAEKISTLAQAVSYINANLE; translated from the coding sequence ATGAGCAGTATTGAAGATCGCGTTAAAAAAATCGTTGTTGAGCAGCTTGGTGTTGAAGAAGCGCAAGTAACGCCCGATGCGTCTTTTATTGACGATTTAGGTGCAGATTCACTTGATACAGTTGAACTTGTAATGGCATTAGAAGAAGAATTTGATTGCGAAATTCCTGATGAAGAAGCGGAGAAAATCTCTACTTTGGCTCAGGCAGTTTCTTACATCAATGCAAACTTGGAATAA
- the fabF gene encoding beta-ketoacyl-ACP synthase II: MSKRRVVITGLGLLTPVGLNVAQTWQNIKAGKSGVAPITKFDTETFSVKFAGMMPDFDVTEYITPKEAKKMDPFIHYGIAVGIQAFQDAGLEVTEENATRIGVSIGSGIGGIGTIEAQHGVYQAYGPRKVSPFFVPSAIINMISGHVSIKFGLKGPNLALVTACATGTHSIGDAARLIEYGDADVMIAGGAEYATTELGLAGFAAARALSTRNDSPQAASRPWDTDRDGFVLADGAGAVVLEEYEHAKARGAKIYGEVLGFGMSGDAYHMTLPAQGGAGAVRCMELALHNAQLDKTRIGYINAHGTSTPAGDVCENAAVKTVFGDHAYKLAMSSTKSMIGHALGAAGAIEAILTTLALQDQVLPPTINLDNPAEGCDLDYVAHEARDAQFDYALSNSFGFGGTNASLVIGRVK, translated from the coding sequence TTGTCTAAGCGTCGTGTTGTCATTACCGGTTTGGGTTTACTGACCCCTGTCGGTTTAAATGTTGCCCAAACTTGGCAGAATATTAAAGCAGGAAAAAGTGGTGTTGCGCCGATTACTAAATTTGATACTGAAACATTTTCAGTGAAGTTTGCGGGCATGATGCCTGATTTTGATGTGACTGAATACATAACACCAAAAGAAGCTAAAAAAATGGATCCTTTTATCCATTATGGCATTGCAGTAGGGATTCAAGCATTTCAGGACGCGGGTTTAGAGGTGACTGAAGAAAATGCTACACGCATTGGTGTGTCAATAGGTTCAGGTATTGGTGGGATTGGCACCATTGAGGCGCAACATGGTGTTTATCAAGCCTATGGGCCGCGTAAGGTATCGCCGTTTTTTGTGCCAAGTGCGATTATCAATATGATTTCAGGCCATGTGTCGATTAAGTTTGGGCTTAAGGGGCCTAACTTAGCCTTAGTGACCGCCTGTGCAACTGGAACGCATAGTATTGGTGATGCGGCGCGCTTGATTGAATATGGTGATGCAGATGTAATGATTGCGGGTGGAGCAGAATATGCCACCACTGAGCTAGGGCTAGCTGGCTTTGCAGCGGCACGTGCTTTATCGACACGTAACGACAGCCCTCAAGCGGCAAGCCGTCCTTGGGATACGGACCGTGATGGCTTTGTGTTGGCAGATGGCGCGGGTGCAGTAGTCTTAGAGGAATATGAGCATGCAAAAGCGCGCGGCGCTAAGATTTATGGTGAAGTGCTTGGTTTTGGTATGAGTGGTGATGCTTATCATATGACTTTGCCTGCACAGGGCGGTGCGGGTGCTGTACGCTGTATGGAGTTAGCGCTGCATAATGCCCAATTGGATAAAACGAGAATTGGTTATATTAATGCGCATGGCACCTCAACCCCTGCGGGTGATGTGTGTGAAAATGCAGCGGTTAAAACTGTTTTTGGTGACCATGCCTATAAGCTTGCAATGAGCTCAACCAAGTCGATGATTGGACACGCATTGGGTGCGGCAGGTGCGATTGAGGCGATATTAACAACCTTGGCACTTCAGGACCAAGTTTTACCTCCGACCATTAACCTTGATAATCCGGCCGAAGGCTGTGATTTAGACTATGTGGCGCATGAAGCGCGTGATGCGCAGTTTGACTATGCATTATCTAATTCGTTTGGGTTTGGTGGCACGAACGCTAGTTTAGTCATCGGTCGCGTTAAATAG
- a CDS encoding aminodeoxychorismate synthase component I, with protein sequence MSSLSNAGLCVVRQPLQSVDLSRLAELHPQRYPHLLESVAQGQLGHFDILFAFAQSRLVLNDLSQAQVFIDDFQSQLKHNQACMDNSSNLPFYGGWFVYFGYEYAGVIEPSLHLATSKLPLAVLQRFPAAIIVDHHQQEVCFVAESEFEDCITQMQMDYAQQVGQFDAQSIVIKTLIEEPPLHYIEGVNRIKDYILAGDVFQVNLSRLWQLHLETLANPSQTASGVYRQLRQHNPAPFAGLVQLDEGVIISSSPERLVRYQVPWVDTRPIAGTRKRSDNHQEDLALIDELIQHPKERAEHIMLIDLERNDLGRICKPGSVEVNELMVVETYQHVHHIVSNVRGQLATDKSPLDIIHALFPGGTITGCPKIRCMEIIAELETGPREAYTGSVGYINRDGSMDTNILIRSFVLQADKLSFRAGAGIVADSDAEFELEETRHKAKGLLRALGLVG encoded by the coding sequence ATGTCTTCATTATCCAACGCAGGGTTGTGTGTAGTGCGCCAACCCTTGCAGTCTGTCGATTTATCCCGATTAGCTGAGTTGCATCCGCAACGTTATCCCCATTTATTAGAAAGTGTGGCTCAGGGGCAGTTAGGGCATTTCGATATTTTATTTGCGTTTGCGCAATCGCGGCTGGTGTTGAATGACCTAAGCCAAGCACAGGTTTTTATTGATGACTTTCAAAGTCAGCTGAAACACAACCAGGCCTGCATGGACAACTCGTCTAACCTTCCATTTTATGGCGGCTGGTTTGTCTACTTTGGTTACGAGTATGCGGGCGTTATCGAGCCTTCATTACATTTAGCAACATCTAAGTTACCCTTGGCTGTATTACAGCGATTCCCCGCCGCGATTATCGTTGATCACCATCAGCAGGAAGTGTGTTTTGTAGCTGAATCTGAATTTGAAGATTGCATAACACAAATGCAAATGGATTATGCACAGCAGGTTGGTCAGTTCGATGCGCAATCTATTGTCATTAAAACATTGATAGAAGAGCCGCCTCTGCATTATATTGAGGGTGTCAACCGAATTAAAGATTATATTCTTGCCGGTGATGTTTTTCAGGTTAACTTATCACGCTTATGGCAGCTTCATTTAGAAACGCTGGCGAATCCTTCGCAAACAGCCAGTGGGGTATATCGCCAATTACGTCAACATAACCCGGCGCCTTTTGCTGGTTTAGTGCAGCTTGATGAAGGGGTAATTATCAGTTCATCGCCTGAACGCTTGGTGCGTTATCAGGTGCCCTGGGTTGATACGCGGCCCATTGCGGGCACACGTAAGCGTAGTGATAACCATCAAGAAGATTTGGCACTGATTGATGAGCTGATTCAGCACCCCAAAGAGCGAGCCGAGCATATTATGTTGATTGACCTTGAACGAAATGATTTGGGGCGAATTTGCAAACCGGGTAGCGTTGAGGTGAACGAGCTAATGGTTGTCGAGACGTATCAACATGTTCACCATATTGTTTCAAATGTTCGTGGTCAACTTGCCACGGATAAAAGCCCGTTGGACATCATTCATGCGCTGTTTCCAGGAGGCACGATTACCGGTTGCCCCAAAATTCGCTGTATGGAAATTATCGCTGAACTTGAGACGGGGCCGCGTGAAGCCTATACCGGTTCGGTGGGGTATATTAATCGTGATGGTTCAATGGACACCAATATTTTAATTCGTAGTTTTGTTTTGCAAGCTGATAAATTAAGTTTCCGAGCGGGTGCGGGGATTGTTGCTGATTCGGATGCGGAATTTGAACTTGAAGAAACCCGACATAAAGCTAAGGGTTTATTGCGTGCGCTGGGTCTGGTTGGTTAA
- the pabC gene encoding aminodeoxychorismate lyase: MIHQAWLNGHACSDLLVEDRGLMYGDGFFTTILCYQQVLTNWPAHWRRLQTSAQRLGFPELNEAELLAQLSSAVLVSPEISVIKLVITRGKGTGYAPPNALEFKDLSLIIQLSSAPQGVWAKTRSPVTQQVVQPGLQLIVCQTPVSLNAALAGIKHLNRLDNVLARAEVVKAGVDEGLMLDSDNTVICGTQSNLVLVKANKLLTPLLDQAGVSGTCLTSLPLVLSQAGLAYNWQQTRIRLEDLGDADALFMCNAVRGVQAVGRFRDKNYDLDVIQPINQAWWQYLIAKQ, translated from the coding sequence ATGATTCACCAGGCCTGGTTAAATGGTCACGCCTGTTCTGATTTGCTGGTGGAAGATCGAGGTCTGATGTATGGCGATGGTTTTTTTACTACTATTCTCTGTTACCAGCAGGTTTTGACAAACTGGCCTGCACATTGGCGACGATTACAGACCAGTGCTCAGCGTTTAGGCTTTCCTGAGCTTAACGAAGCAGAGTTGTTAGCTCAGTTATCCTCTGCTGTTTTAGTTTCACCTGAAATATCAGTGATTAAATTAGTGATTACGCGTGGAAAAGGCACAGGTTATGCGCCACCGAATGCATTGGAGTTTAAAGATTTAAGTCTTATTATTCAGTTGTCTTCTGCTCCACAGGGTGTATGGGCCAAGACTAGGTCGCCTGTAACCCAGCAGGTTGTTCAGCCGGGACTGCAGCTTATTGTTTGTCAAACGCCAGTGAGTTTGAATGCTGCCTTAGCGGGAATAAAACACCTTAACCGTTTAGATAATGTATTGGCCCGTGCCGAAGTGGTCAAAGCAGGTGTTGATGAAGGCTTGATGCTTGATAGCGACAACACTGTTATTTGCGGTACACAAAGCAATTTGGTTTTAGTTAAAGCAAACAAGTTGCTGACACCCCTGCTTGATCAAGCAGGGGTGAGCGGCACCTGCTTGACTAGTTTGCCTCTAGTATTAAGCCAGGCGGGCTTGGCTTATAATTGGCAACAGACACGCATCCGTTTAGAGGACTTGGGCGATGCGGACGCACTGTTTATGTGTAATGCGGTTCGGGGTGTACAGGCTGTTGGGCGATTTAGGGATAAAAATTATGACCTAGATGTGATCCAACCCATTAACCAGGCCTGGTGGCAGTATTTAATAGCCAAACAGTGA
- the dnaX gene encoding DNA polymerase III subunit gamma/tau: protein MRYTVLARKWRPKNFSELVGQTHVMQALSNALDSQRLHHAYLFTGTRGVGKTTIARIFAKALNCEQGISSTPCGVCSVCQSVNEGRFVDLIEIDAASRTKVEDTREILDNVQYAPTQGRYKVYLIDEVHMLSKSSFNALLKTLEEPPEHVKFLLATTDPHKLPITVLSRCLQFNLLRLTTLQIQQHLVMILQQEGLEFEPNALALIAKSADGSVRDALSLLDQAIAYCGGEIRFEAVQSMLGLVDQGIVQAILQALAEDSAEQIKQVLLTLSSLGVDYNALLSQLLETLHQVCQSQILGELLDEGLLAPDVLTDLAQRLSAEQVQIYYQIGLLARQDINLAPDIRIGFEMSLLRMLAFNPVNMLSNAQEVVTVSRHEKKTPTHVTDLLKQAKDTLSTAQNTQNIQNNRVVKPSSSEKMVSTSPNTLTANPAAADLSFFPDLQARFQDSAAVSATEPEPCVAFDQAMAFPESPAPAQPSAFEETHGEALSDNQDRFINPPANDAVELPNLAQPKPIEVWAQMIEQVGPEGMALELARRSILMDYNNQAWWLSVSPAYLMAKTEVAQARLLEAARHYFGQAFVIHFVEYSGEHCTPDDYEQVQKKQHHQDAIQAIKQDPNTQIIQDTLNMQLLEKTIQPV from the coding sequence GTGCGTTATACCGTATTAGCCCGGAAGTGGCGACCGAAAAACTTTAGCGAACTAGTTGGGCAAACCCATGTCATGCAGGCCTTATCCAATGCGCTTGACTCGCAGCGATTACACCACGCTTATTTATTTACCGGTACACGGGGCGTGGGTAAGACTACTATTGCGCGTATTTTTGCCAAGGCATTGAATTGTGAACAAGGAATTAGTTCAACCCCCTGTGGTGTGTGTTCGGTTTGTCAGTCGGTCAATGAAGGGCGGTTTGTTGATTTAATTGAGATTGATGCGGCTTCAAGAACCAAGGTTGAGGATACACGTGAGATTTTAGACAATGTGCAGTATGCGCCGACTCAGGGGCGTTATAAGGTCTATCTGATCGATGAAGTTCATATGCTGTCTAAAAGCAGTTTTAATGCGTTATTGAAGACGCTGGAGGAACCCCCTGAGCATGTAAAGTTTTTGCTGGCTACCACCGACCCGCATAAACTACCCATCACTGTATTGTCGCGCTGTCTGCAATTTAATTTATTACGTTTGACGACGTTGCAAATTCAGCAGCATCTCGTGATGATTCTTCAGCAAGAAGGCTTGGAGTTTGAGCCGAATGCTTTAGCGCTTATTGCGAAAAGTGCGGATGGTTCAGTTCGAGATGCGCTGAGTTTATTGGACCAGGCCATTGCCTATTGCGGGGGTGAGATCAGGTTTGAGGCAGTGCAGTCAATGCTTGGCTTAGTGGATCAAGGTATTGTGCAAGCGATATTGCAAGCCTTGGCGGAAGACTCAGCAGAACAAATCAAACAGGTTTTACTCACCTTATCGAGTTTGGGTGTGGATTACAATGCGTTGTTAAGTCAGTTATTAGAGACCTTGCATCAAGTATGTCAAAGTCAAATTTTGGGTGAACTACTCGACGAGGGCTTGTTAGCGCCAGATGTTTTAACTGACTTAGCGCAACGGCTTTCAGCGGAGCAGGTTCAAATTTATTACCAAATCGGGCTTTTAGCGCGTCAGGATATCAACTTAGCACCGGACATTCGGATTGGTTTTGAAATGAGTTTATTACGGATGTTGGCATTTAATCCAGTTAATATGCTATCCAATGCTCAAGAGGTCGTGACGGTCAGTCGGCACGAAAAAAAAACACCAACACACGTAACTGATTTACTAAAACAAGCTAAAGATACGCTTAGTACAGCCCAAAACACCCAAAACATCCAAAATAATAGGGTCGTGAAACCGAGTAGCTCTGAAAAGATGGTGTCCACTAGCCCAAATACACTGACGGCAAACCCTGCGGCGGCTGATTTAAGTTTTTTCCCCGATTTACAGGCGCGTTTTCAAGATTCTGCAGCAGTGTCAGCAACAGAGCCAGAACCATGCGTTGCGTTTGACCAAGCGATGGCTTTTCCCGAATCGCCAGCTCCAGCCCAACCCAGTGCGTTTGAAGAAACGCATGGTGAAGCCCTGTCTGATAACCAGGATAGGTTCATCAATCCCCCTGCAAATGACGCTGTTGAGCTACCGAATCTAGCGCAGCCCAAGCCGATTGAAGTGTGGGCTCAGATGATTGAGCAAGTCGGTCCTGAAGGTATGGCCTTAGAATTGGCTCGTCGCTCTATTTTAATGGATTATAATAACCAGGCCTGGTGGCTGAGTGTATCGCCTGCGTATTTAATGGCGAAAACAGAGGTCGCACAAGCCCGTTTGCTTGAAGCGGCACGTCATTATTTTGGTCAAGCGTTTGTTATTCATTTTGTTGAGTATTCAGGCGAACACTGTACCCCTGATGACTATGAGCAAGTACAGAAAAAACAGCACCATCAGGATGCCATACAGGCAATAAAACAAGATCCAAATACGCAAATTATTCAAGATACATTGAATATGCAGTTATTAGAAAAAACAATCCAACCTGTTTGA
- a CDS encoding YbaB/EbfC family nucleoid-associated protein, translated as MFGGKGGIGNLMKQAQEMQKNMERAQQEIAQMEVEGEAGGGMVKVQMTGKHELVRVTIDDSLMDDKEMLEDLFAAAVNSAVRKVEHTTQEKMGGLTQGMNLPGGMKLPF; from the coding sequence ATGTTTGGTGGAAAAGGCGGTATTGGTAACTTAATGAAGCAAGCCCAAGAAATGCAGAAAAACATGGAACGTGCGCAGCAAGAGATTGCTCAAATGGAAGTTGAAGGTGAAGCGGGTGGCGGTATGGTTAAGGTTCAAATGACAGGTAAGCATGAACTAGTCCGCGTAACTATTGATGACAGCTTAATGGATGATAAAGAAATGCTTGAAGATTTGTTTGCTGCAGCGGTGAATAGTGCGGTGCGTAAAGTTGAGCACACGACCCAAGAAAAAATGGGTGGCTTAACCCAGGGTATGAATTTACCAGGTGGCATGAAGCTCCCATTCTAA
- the recR gene encoding recombination mediator RecR — protein MSSPLIQQLIDAFRILPGVGPKSAQRMAYAILERQREGGKQLAWTLSEALDKVGHCSSCRTLSEEAICRICSSTKRNAGLLCVVETPADVLSIEQAGIYQGKYFVLMGHLSPIDGIGPAQLGLDLLKTKLQQPDIVELILATNQTVEGEATAHYIQQMAQQLGVNVTRLAQGLPMGGELEYTDSATLSYAFKGRRRFD, from the coding sequence ATGTCCTCACCGTTAATTCAACAGCTTATTGATGCGTTTCGTATTTTACCCGGTGTGGGGCCAAAATCCGCGCAACGTATGGCCTATGCGATTTTAGAGCGCCAGCGCGAGGGTGGCAAGCAGTTAGCCTGGACCTTAAGTGAAGCGCTCGATAAAGTAGGGCATTGTTCTTCGTGTCGTACTCTGAGTGAAGAAGCTATTTGTCGGATTTGTAGCTCCACTAAACGTAATGCGGGTTTGCTCTGTGTTGTTGAAACGCCCGCCGATGTATTATCCATTGAACAAGCGGGTATCTACCAAGGTAAATACTTTGTTTTGATGGGCCATTTATCACCGATAGATGGTATTGGGCCGGCGCAACTGGGCTTGGATTTGCTAAAAACTAAATTGCAGCAACCTGATATAGTGGAGCTCATTTTGGCAACCAATCAGACTGTTGAAGGTGAAGCAACAGCGCATTATATTCAGCAGATGGCTCAGCAACTCGGGGTTAATGTCACGCGGCTTGCCCAAGGCTTACCCATGGGGGGTGAACTGGAGTATACCGACAGTGCAACCTTGTCTTATGCGTTTAAAGGGCGACGTCGGTTTGATTAG
- a CDS encoding DUF1840 domain-containing protein: MIRFKTKNHADVVMHDGIAQTLIKKMGASGTIPSALDHGMLVEAIEKLSKAAQQPSAQATPQQEAVNLSQRAQPLLELLEAARDNNESVMWQKTNSF; encoded by the coding sequence ATGATTCGCTTTAAAACAAAAAACCATGCTGATGTGGTGATGCACGATGGCATCGCGCAAACACTGATCAAAAAAATGGGCGCGTCAGGCACGATTCCGAGTGCGTTGGATCATGGGATGTTGGTTGAGGCGATTGAGAAACTCAGTAAAGCAGCACAACAACCTTCAGCTCAAGCTACACCGCAACAAGAGGCAGTAAATTTATCTCAGCGTGCCCAGCCCTTACTTGAACTGCTTGAGGCGGCGCGAGATAATAACGAATCCGTGATGTGGCAAAAAACCAATAGCTTTTAA